In Mixophyes fleayi isolate aMixFle1 chromosome 4, aMixFle1.hap1, whole genome shotgun sequence, the following proteins share a genomic window:
- the MDM2 gene encoding E3 ubiquitin-protein ligase Mdm2 isoform X1 — MEESQGFPELRQGCNMNISTATDCLESSPIMATDKETLVKPNPLLLNLLKSAGAQKETFTMKEVIYHLGQYIMAKQLYDEKQQHIVHCSNDPLGELFGVQNFSVKEPRRLYAMISRNLVTADSQDCYVETLCGSDECTFSQTPISEQDSAPELQEKITSSTSVSSPKKNHSDSEDNSSNDQPAEQQRKRHKSDSISLTFDESLSWWVISGLRCDRNSSDSTDTPSNADLDVHSVSDNSDWLDPDSDSDQFSVEFEVESVYSDDYSPSGDEQSLVEDEIDDEVYQVTIYQAEDTDADSFDEDTEISEADYWKCSQCDEMNPPIPRYCHRCWSLRKDWLPDQKKTNPHSLKRKEMEDSQEDEGIDVPDGKKAKLTDLPESVISKKEDDGIQSSESQETEDFSQPSTSGSIASCSQEEYRESEQEQAHEENAGLPLSSVEPCVICQTRPKNGCIVHGRTGHLMACFTCAKKLKKRNKPCPVCRQPIQMIVLTYFS; from the exons GCAAGGGTGCAATATGAATATATCAACAGCTACAGATTGTTTAGAAAGTTCTCCAATCATGGCAACTGACAAAGAAACACTG gTTAAACCAAATCCACTTCTACTGAATCTGTTAAAATCTGCAGGTGCTCAGAAGGAAACCTTTACAATGAAAGAG GTTATTTACCATCTTGGTCAGTACATTATGGCCAAGCAGTTGTATGACGAGAAGCAACAGCATATTGTCCACTGCTCCAATGATCCTCTTGGAGAACTATTTGGGGTACAGAACTTCTCTGTAAAAGAACCCAG GAGGTTATATGCAATGATTTCCAGAAATCTGGTAACTGCTGATTCACAAG ATTGCTATGTAGAAACATTGTGTGGAAGTGATGAATGCACATTCTCGCAAACGCCGATCTCTGAACAG GATTCAGCTCCGGAATTACAAGAGAAAATAACATCATCCACCTCTGTGTCATCTCCAAAGAAAAATCACAGTGATTCTG AAGACAATTCTTCAAATGATCAACCTGCAGAGCAACAGAGAAAGCGACATAAGTCAGACAGTATTTCATTAACTTTTGATGAAAGCCTTTCGTGGTGGGTGATAAGTGGCTTACGCTGTGATAGAAATAGCAGTGATTCAACAGACACACCTTCCAATGCA gACCTTGATGTACACTCTGTAAGTGACAACTCCGATTGGCTGGATCCAGATTCTGATTCTGACCAATTCAGTGTTGAATTTGAGGTGGAATCTGTTTATTCAGATGACTACAGCCCAAGTGGAGATGAACAAAGTCTTGTAGAGGATGAAATAGATGATGAG GTGTATCAAGTGACTATTTACCAAGCTGAAGATACAGACGCTGACTCTTTTGATGAAGATACTGAAATTTCAGAAGCT GACTATTGGAAATGCTCACAATGTGATGAGATGAACCCTCCCATTCCGAGATACTGCCACAGATGTTGGTCTCTTCGTAAAGACTGGCTTCCTGACCAAAAGAAAACAAATCCTCACTCCTTGAAGAGGAAAGAGATGGAAGATTCTCAGGAAGATGAAGGCATTGATGTGCCTGATGGAAAAAAAGCAAAGCTGACCGATTTACCAGAATCGGTTATCTCAAAGAAAGAGGATGATGGTATACAAAGCTCAGAATCCCAGGAGACGGAGGACTTTTCTCAGCCTTCCACGTCTGGTAGCATTGCTTCCTGCAGTCAGGAGGAGTACAGAGAGAGTGAGCAGGAGCAAGCTCATGAAGAAAATGCAGGCCTGCCCCTTTCTAGTGTTGAACCTTGCGTCATTTGTCAGACCAGGCCGAAGAATGGGTGTATTGTCCATGGCAGAACAGGGCATCTTATGGCATGTTTTACCTGTGCCAAAAAACTTAAGAAAAGGAACAAGCCTTGCCCTGTCTGCAGGCAACCTATTCAGATGATCGTATTAACCTATTTCAGCTAA
- the MDM2 gene encoding E3 ubiquitin-protein ligase Mdm2 isoform X2, whose amino-acid sequence MNISTATDCLESSPIMATDKETLVKPNPLLLNLLKSAGAQKETFTMKEVIYHLGQYIMAKQLYDEKQQHIVHCSNDPLGELFGVQNFSVKEPRRLYAMISRNLVTADSQDCYVETLCGSDECTFSQTPISEQDSAPELQEKITSSTSVSSPKKNHSDSEDNSSNDQPAEQQRKRHKSDSISLTFDESLSWWVISGLRCDRNSSDSTDTPSNADLDVHSVSDNSDWLDPDSDSDQFSVEFEVESVYSDDYSPSGDEQSLVEDEIDDEVYQVTIYQAEDTDADSFDEDTEISEADYWKCSQCDEMNPPIPRYCHRCWSLRKDWLPDQKKTNPHSLKRKEMEDSQEDEGIDVPDGKKAKLTDLPESVISKKEDDGIQSSESQETEDFSQPSTSGSIASCSQEEYRESEQEQAHEENAGLPLSSVEPCVICQTRPKNGCIVHGRTGHLMACFTCAKKLKKRNKPCPVCRQPIQMIVLTYFS is encoded by the exons ATGAATATATCAACAGCTACAGATTGTTTAGAAAGTTCTCCAATCATGGCAACTGACAAAGAAACACTG gTTAAACCAAATCCACTTCTACTGAATCTGTTAAAATCTGCAGGTGCTCAGAAGGAAACCTTTACAATGAAAGAG GTTATTTACCATCTTGGTCAGTACATTATGGCCAAGCAGTTGTATGACGAGAAGCAACAGCATATTGTCCACTGCTCCAATGATCCTCTTGGAGAACTATTTGGGGTACAGAACTTCTCTGTAAAAGAACCCAG GAGGTTATATGCAATGATTTCCAGAAATCTGGTAACTGCTGATTCACAAG ATTGCTATGTAGAAACATTGTGTGGAAGTGATGAATGCACATTCTCGCAAACGCCGATCTCTGAACAG GATTCAGCTCCGGAATTACAAGAGAAAATAACATCATCCACCTCTGTGTCATCTCCAAAGAAAAATCACAGTGATTCTG AAGACAATTCTTCAAATGATCAACCTGCAGAGCAACAGAGAAAGCGACATAAGTCAGACAGTATTTCATTAACTTTTGATGAAAGCCTTTCGTGGTGGGTGATAAGTGGCTTACGCTGTGATAGAAATAGCAGTGATTCAACAGACACACCTTCCAATGCA gACCTTGATGTACACTCTGTAAGTGACAACTCCGATTGGCTGGATCCAGATTCTGATTCTGACCAATTCAGTGTTGAATTTGAGGTGGAATCTGTTTATTCAGATGACTACAGCCCAAGTGGAGATGAACAAAGTCTTGTAGAGGATGAAATAGATGATGAG GTGTATCAAGTGACTATTTACCAAGCTGAAGATACAGACGCTGACTCTTTTGATGAAGATACTGAAATTTCAGAAGCT GACTATTGGAAATGCTCACAATGTGATGAGATGAACCCTCCCATTCCGAGATACTGCCACAGATGTTGGTCTCTTCGTAAAGACTGGCTTCCTGACCAAAAGAAAACAAATCCTCACTCCTTGAAGAGGAAAGAGATGGAAGATTCTCAGGAAGATGAAGGCATTGATGTGCCTGATGGAAAAAAAGCAAAGCTGACCGATTTACCAGAATCGGTTATCTCAAAGAAAGAGGATGATGGTATACAAAGCTCAGAATCCCAGGAGACGGAGGACTTTTCTCAGCCTTCCACGTCTGGTAGCATTGCTTCCTGCAGTCAGGAGGAGTACAGAGAGAGTGAGCAGGAGCAAGCTCATGAAGAAAATGCAGGCCTGCCCCTTTCTAGTGTTGAACCTTGCGTCATTTGTCAGACCAGGCCGAAGAATGGGTGTATTGTCCATGGCAGAACAGGGCATCTTATGGCATGTTTTACCTGTGCCAAAAAACTTAAGAAAAGGAACAAGCCTTGCCCTGTCTGCAGGCAACCTATTCAGATGATCGTATTAACCTATTTCAGCTAA